The following are from one region of the Staphylococcus schleiferi genome:
- a CDS encoding DNA-3-methyladenine glycosylase I gives MNPCAFGSQDPVYIDYHDHFWGKPLYDSRALFELLALESQHAGLSWLTILKKKDAYKSAFYQFDPYKIAQMTSSDIDQLMTFPNIIHHRKKLEAIVSQAKGYIEIEKDYESFSHFIWSFVDGAPIDFQYKTVEARITVNDTAKKLSKSLKQYGFQFIGPITAFSFMEAAGLYNSHLISCPNR, from the coding sequence GTGAATCCCTGTGCATTCGGTAGTCAAGATCCAGTATATATCGATTATCATGATCATTTTTGGGGAAAGCCATTATATGATTCTCGTGCGCTATTTGAACTTCTGGCATTAGAATCCCAACATGCTGGTTTATCTTGGCTAACGATACTCAAAAAGAAAGATGCTTACAAATCAGCATTTTATCAGTTTGATCCATATAAAATTGCACAAATGACATCATCAGATATCGATCAATTGATGACATTCCCTAATATTATACATCATCGCAAAAAGTTGGAAGCCATTGTTTCTCAAGCCAAAGGTTATATTGAAATTGAAAAAGACTATGAAAGCTTTAGTCATTTTATATGGTCATTTGTCGATGGTGCACCCATTGATTTTCAATACAAAACCGTTGAAGCGCGAATTACAGTGAACGATACAGCCAAGAAATTGTCAAAGTCACTGAAACAATACGGGTTTCAATTTATCGGTCCTATAACTGCATTTTCATTTATGGAAGCTGCGGGTCTTTATAATAGTCATTTGATTTCTTGTCCAAATCGTTAA
- a CDS encoding valine--tRNA ligase — translation MEMKPKYNPQEVEAGRYQKWVEQELFKPKQNSDQPTYTIVIPPPNVTGKLHLGHAWDTTLQDILTRMKRMQGYETLYLPGMDHAGIATQAKVEAKMREEGISRHDIGREKFLEKAWDWKEEYADFIRQQWAKLGLGLDYSRERFTLDSGLSQAVRKVFVDMYKKGLIYRGERIINWDPVAKTALSDIEVIHEDVNGKFYHFKYPFADGEGYIEIATTRPETMLGDTAIVVHPEDARYKEVIGKNVILPIVGREIPVLADEYVDQEFGSGAMKVTPAHDPNDFEIGNRHDLERIVVMDESGCMNQEAGKYAGLDRFECRKQLVKDLLDQGLVIKIDDHVHSVGHSERTGAVVEPYLSTQWFVKMAPLAEQALNNQKTDGRIEFVPARFEKTFNRWMEEIRDWTISRQLWWGHQIPAWYHNETGEIYVGENEPEDIENWTQDEDVLDTWFSSALWPFSTLGWPDETAEDYQRFYPTQVLVTGYDIIFFWVARMIFQGLEFTGEKPFSDVLLHGLVRAEDGRKMSKSLGNGVDPMDVIDQYGADSLRYFLATGSSPGHDLRYSTEKVESVWNFINKIWNAARFSLMNIGETFRFEDIDLSQNLSVADQWILTRLNETIETVTQLSDKYEFGEVGRVLYNFIWDEFCDWYIEMSKIPMNGDDEAQKNVTRSVLSYTLDRMMRLLHPFMPFVTEHIWQNLPHEGESIVTSAWPTVNDAFNFEESKDVMEQLVEIIKSVRQSRLEVNTPLSKEIPIKIKAKNEKIQQLLLANQHYLERFCNPSELEIATQIEIPDKAMTSVVAAGEVILPIEGLIDMDKELERLEKDLEKWQKELDRVNKKLANENFVKKAPEKIINEEKEKQVKYQEKYDGVKARIEQLKA, via the coding sequence ATGGAAATGAAACCAAAATATAATCCGCAAGAAGTTGAGGCGGGTCGATATCAAAAATGGGTAGAACAAGAGTTATTCAAACCTAAACAAAATTCAGATCAACCCACATATACAATTGTTATTCCACCGCCGAATGTAACTGGAAAATTACATTTAGGGCATGCTTGGGATACAACATTGCAAGATATTTTAACGCGTATGAAACGAATGCAAGGTTATGAAACACTTTATTTACCTGGTATGGATCATGCTGGTATTGCGACACAAGCAAAAGTTGAAGCAAAAATGCGAGAAGAAGGCATTTCGAGACATGATATTGGTAGAGAAAAGTTTTTAGAAAAAGCATGGGATTGGAAAGAAGAATATGCCGATTTTATTCGTCAACAATGGGCTAAACTCGGACTTGGCTTAGATTATTCAAGAGAAAGATTCACACTCGACTCTGGTTTAAGTCAAGCAGTACGTAAAGTATTTGTTGATATGTATAAAAAAGGATTAATTTACCGTGGTGAACGTATCATTAACTGGGATCCTGTAGCGAAAACAGCACTATCTGATATTGAAGTCATTCACGAAGATGTTAACGGCAAATTCTATCATTTTAAATATCCGTTTGCGGATGGCGAAGGGTATATTGAAATTGCAACGACACGTCCAGAAACGATGCTAGGTGATACTGCAATTGTTGTACATCCGGAAGATGCGCGTTACAAAGAAGTTATCGGTAAAAATGTTATTTTACCAATTGTTGGCCGTGAGATTCCTGTTTTAGCTGATGAATATGTTGACCAAGAATTTGGAAGCGGGGCAATGAAAGTGACACCTGCACATGATCCAAATGACTTTGAAATTGGCAATCGTCATGACTTAGAACGTATTGTCGTTATGGATGAATCTGGATGCATGAATCAAGAAGCAGGGAAATACGCTGGTCTAGATCGCTTTGAATGTCGTAAACAACTCGTTAAAGATTTGTTAGATCAAGGACTTGTAATTAAAATCGATGATCACGTTCATTCAGTTGGACATTCTGAACGTACGGGTGCTGTTGTTGAACCTTATTTATCGACACAATGGTTCGTTAAAATGGCACCGTTAGCAGAACAAGCTTTGAATAACCAAAAAACAGATGGACGTATCGAATTTGTTCCTGCACGATTTGAAAAAACTTTTAACCGTTGGATGGAAGAAATAAGAGATTGGACTATTTCTCGTCAACTTTGGTGGGGACATCAAATACCTGCTTGGTATCACAATGAAACAGGTGAGATTTATGTTGGTGAAAATGAGCCTGAAGACATTGAAAATTGGACACAAGATGAAGATGTATTAGATACTTGGTTTTCTAGTGCATTATGGCCTTTTTCTACACTTGGATGGCCTGATGAAACAGCTGAAGATTACCAAAGATTTTATCCAACACAAGTGCTAGTAACAGGCTATGATATTATTTTCTTCTGGGTAGCACGTATGATTTTCCAAGGTTTAGAGTTTACAGGTGAAAAGCCATTTAGTGATGTGTTATTACATGGGTTAGTACGCGCAGAAGACGGACGTAAAATGAGTAAATCTCTAGGTAATGGTGTTGACCCTATGGATGTCATTGATCAATATGGTGCAGACAGTCTTCGTTATTTCTTAGCCACAGGATCTTCACCGGGGCATGATTTACGCTATTCAACTGAAAAAGTAGAGTCAGTTTGGAATTTTATTAACAAGATATGGAATGCTGCTCGATTTAGCTTAATGAATATTGGTGAAACATTCCGTTTTGAAGATATCGATTTATCTCAAAATCTATCAGTAGCAGATCAGTGGATTTTGACACGTTTAAATGAAACGATTGAAACAGTGACGCAATTAAGTGATAAATACGAGTTTGGCGAAGTTGGCCGTGTATTGTATAATTTTATTTGGGATGAGTTTTGTGACTGGTATATTGAAATGAGTAAAATACCAATGAACGGTGACGATGAAGCACAGAAAAACGTAACACGCTCAGTGTTAAGTTATACTTTAGACCGCATGATGCGCCTATTGCATCCATTCATGCCATTCGTAACGGAACATATTTGGCAAAACTTGCCGCATGAAGGCGAGTCTATTGTGACAAGTGCGTGGCCAACAGTTAATGATGCGTTTAATTTCGAAGAGAGTAAAGATGTAATGGAACAATTAGTTGAAATTATTAAATCTGTACGTCAGTCTCGTTTAGAAGTAAACACACCATTATCAAAAGAAATTCCGATTAAAATCAAAGCGAAAAATGAAAAAATTCAACAGTTGTTGTTAGCAAACCAACACTATTTAGAACGCTTCTGTAATCCGAGTGAACTTGAGATTGCCACTCAAATCGAAATTCCTGATAAAGCAATGACATCTGTTGTTGCAGCTGGTGAAGTCATTTTACCAATTGAAGGTTTAATTGATATGGATAAAGAATTAGAGCGTTTGGAAAAAGACCTAGAAAAATGGCAAAAAGAATTAGATCGTGTCAATAAAAAACTAGCAAATGAAAACTTTGTTAAAAAAGCACCAGAAAAAATTATTAATGAAGAGAAAGAGAAACAAGTCAAATACCAAGAAAAATATGATGGTGTTAAAGCTAGAATTGAACAATTAAAGGCGTAG
- a CDS encoding bifunctional folylpolyglutamate synthase/dihydrofolate synthase → MNYLDSLYWIHERTKFGIKPGVKRMEWMLERLGNPQRRINAIHIGGTNGKGSTVAYMREALMKNDYQVGTFTSPYIETFNERISLNGVPITNDEIVALVERVKPVSEAMDKETDLGVATEFEIITTMMYLYFGAVHPVDFVIVEAGLGVKNDSTNVIQPLISILTSIGLDHTDILGQTYLDIAKDKSAIIKANTPIVYAIKNEEALKLFRDTAERLNAKALEFDRDILIKSEGDEFTYRYKDYEFENLALHMLGEHQKENASLVITALIELYEQNVIHLDFNKMIDGIEQAYWTGRIEQVSEEPLIIIDGAHNKESVDALIDTIEKYYDLEKVDVLFAAIEGKPIHHMLDAFQNIAKHIYVTGFDFPKALPKQTLYDEVEFGNKSIVDDFVAFIREYKGEALLITGSLYFISEIKSKIAFNA, encoded by the coding sequence ATGAATTATCTAGACAGTTTATATTGGATACATGAAAGAACTAAATTCGGTATTAAGCCTGGCGTAAAACGCATGGAATGGATGCTCGAAAGACTGGGAAACCCTCAACGCCGTATTAACGCCATTCATATTGGTGGGACTAATGGTAAAGGCTCTACTGTAGCATACATGCGTGAAGCATTAATGAAAAACGATTACCAAGTGGGTACATTTACGTCGCCTTATATAGAGACTTTCAATGAACGAATTAGTTTAAATGGTGTGCCCATTACGAACGATGAAATTGTAGCATTAGTTGAACGTGTTAAACCTGTGAGTGAAGCGATGGACAAAGAAACGGATTTGGGAGTAGCAACTGAATTCGAAATTATTACAACGATGATGTATTTATATTTCGGAGCAGTGCACCCTGTCGACTTTGTTATTGTGGAAGCAGGCTTAGGTGTTAAAAATGATTCTACAAATGTTATCCAACCGCTTATTAGTATTTTAACGAGTATTGGTTTAGATCACACCGATATTCTTGGACAAACGTATCTTGACATTGCTAAAGACAAATCTGCAATCATAAAAGCCAACACCCCAATTGTTTATGCGATTAAAAACGAAGAGGCTTTAAAGCTTTTTCGCGATACAGCAGAGAGATTGAATGCAAAAGCTTTAGAATTTGACCGTGATATTTTAATTAAGTCTGAAGGGGATGAATTTACTTATCGCTATAAAGACTATGAATTCGAAAATCTAGCGCTTCATATGTTAGGGGAACATCAAAAAGAAAATGCCTCACTCGTCATCACAGCTTTGATAGAATTGTATGAGCAAAATGTCATCCATTTAGATTTCAACAAAATGATTGATGGTATTGAGCAAGCTTATTGGACAGGTCGCATTGAGCAAGTTTCAGAAGAACCACTCATCATTATTGACGGTGCACACAATAAAGAAAGTGTGGACGCATTGATCGATACGATTGAAAAATATTATGATTTAGAAAAAGTAGATGTGTTATTTGCTGCCATTGAAGGTAAGCCCATCCATCATATGCTCGACGCTTTTCAAAATATTGCTAAGCATATTTATGTTACAGGGTTTGATTTTCCAAAAGCTTTACCGAAACAAACATTATATGATGAAGTTGAGTTCGGTAACAAATCAATCGTGGATGACTTTGTCGCATTTATTCGCGAATATAAAGGCGAAGCATTACTTATTACGGGTAGCCTTTATTTCATTAGTGAAATTAAATCTAAAATTGCATTTAATGCATAA
- the rpmA gene encoding 50S ribosomal protein L27, protein MLKLNLQFFASKKGVSSTKNGRDSESKRLGAKRADGQFVTGGSILFRQRGTKIYPGENVGRGGDDTLFAKIDGVVKFERKGRDKKQVSVYAVAE, encoded by the coding sequence ATGCTTAAATTAAACTTACAATTTTTCGCATCTAAAAAAGGGGTAAGTTCTACTAAAAACGGACGTGACTCAGAATCTAAACGTTTAGGTGCTAAACGTGCAGACGGTCAATTCGTTACTGGTGGTTCTATCTTATTCCGTCAACGTGGAACTAAGATTTACCCAGGTGAAAACGTAGGTCGTGGTGGCGATGATACATTATTCGCTAAAATCGATGGCGTTGTTAAATTCGAACGTAAAGGTCGAGACAAAAAACAAGTTTCTGTATATGCAGTTGCTGAATAA
- the mreC gene encoding rod shape-determining protein MreC: protein MSNFFKNNKLVVLFCALILFIALVGLSIRSNTQSVPEQYASDTISFGQRIFSYPVQFVAGTITDIFHKSEAPTNKEKQLQADNERLKSENKKLKKELDMSDISEYAPISAGVIARQPDQWLNTVVIDKGKKSGIKENMAVMTANGLVGRVAKVNQFSSQINLITTKGRTNRLSVNIQHGSDEVFGLIDRYDDKTDQLIVSDIDNNEDIKEGDKVVTSGLGDQLPKGLYVGEVEKVQNDQYGLSKQVSIKTGANMNHFSHVYIAKRDPKTVINDKGDNS from the coding sequence TTGTCCAATTTTTTTAAAAACAACAAACTCGTTGTGTTGTTTTGTGCATTAATACTTTTTATCGCTTTAGTTGGATTATCTATCAGGTCAAATACCCAATCGGTTCCTGAACAATATGCGAGTGATACCATTTCCTTCGGGCAACGTATTTTCTCTTATCCAGTCCAATTTGTAGCGGGAACTATTACAGACATATTCCATAAAAGTGAAGCGCCTACAAATAAAGAGAAACAATTACAAGCTGATAATGAACGACTTAAATCGGAAAATAAAAAACTCAAAAAAGAACTTGATATGAGTGATATTTCAGAGTATGCGCCTATTTCAGCAGGGGTGATTGCACGCCAACCAGATCAATGGTTAAATACAGTCGTCATTGATAAAGGAAAAAAATCTGGTATTAAAGAAAATATGGCTGTTATGACAGCCAATGGTTTAGTCGGCCGTGTTGCGAAAGTGAATCAATTTTCGTCACAAATCAATTTAATTACAACTAAGGGACGTACTAACCGTTTATCAGTAAATATCCAACATGGTTCAGATGAAGTGTTTGGTTTAATTGATCGCTATGATGATAAAACAGATCAACTTATTGTCAGTGATATAGATAATAACGAAGATATTAAAGAGGGCGATAAAGTTGTAACGAGTGGTTTAGGGGATCAATTGCCTAAAGGGCTTTACGTAGGTGAAGTTGAAAAAGTTCAAAACGATCAATATGGTTTATCAAAGCAAGTTTCTATTAAAACTGGGGCAAACATGAATCATTTTTCTCATGTTTATATCGCTAAAAGAGACCCTAAAACAGTAATTAACGATAAGGGTGACAATTCATAA
- the obgE gene encoding GTPase ObgE, with amino-acid sequence MFVDQVKISLKAGDGGNGITAYRREKYVPFGGPAGGDGGRGASVVFQVDEGLRTLMDFRYQRHFKAKKGENGQSSNMHGKNAEDLVLKVPPGTIIKDVETEQTLADLVEHGQSAVIAKGGRGGRGNSRFATPKNPAPDFSENGEPGEEIEVTLELKLLADVGLVGFPSVGKSTLLSIVSKAKPKIGAYHFTTIQPNLGVVVTPDQRSFVMADLPGLIEGASEGVGLGHQFLRHVERTKVIVHVIDMSGLEGRDPYEDYTIINQELKAYAQRLEERPQIIVANKMDIPEAHDQLEQFKNKLNQPVKIIPISSYTRENIDQLLYEIANTLDKVKDVDFSATEEQIGVNRVVYKHTPSQDQFKITRDDDGAYVVSGNAIERMFKMTDFNSDPAVRRFARQMRSMGIDDALRERGAENGDIVRILGGEFEFVE; translated from the coding sequence ATGTTTGTAGATCAAGTTAAAATATCATTAAAAGCGGGTGATGGCGGGAATGGTATTACGGCATATCGCCGTGAAAAGTATGTTCCATTTGGAGGACCAGCCGGTGGTGACGGTGGTCGTGGTGCATCAGTTGTTTTCCAAGTAGATGAAGGATTGCGCACTCTCATGGACTTTAGATATCAACGACACTTTAAAGCTAAAAAAGGCGAAAACGGTCAAAGTAGTAATATGCATGGTAAAAATGCAGAGGATCTTGTTTTAAAAGTACCGCCTGGAACGATTATCAAAGATGTTGAAACAGAACAAACATTAGCTGATTTAGTGGAACATGGCCAAAGTGCAGTTATCGCAAAAGGAGGTCGTGGAGGTCGTGGTAATTCACGTTTTGCGACACCTAAAAACCCGGCACCAGATTTTAGTGAGAATGGTGAACCTGGTGAAGAAATAGAAGTAACTTTGGAACTTAAGCTTCTTGCTGATGTAGGCCTTGTTGGTTTTCCAAGTGTTGGTAAATCAACACTACTTTCAATCGTTTCTAAAGCAAAACCTAAAATTGGCGCTTATCACTTTACTACAATTCAACCTAATTTAGGCGTTGTGGTTACGCCTGACCAACGTAGTTTTGTTATGGCTGATTTACCAGGTTTGATTGAAGGTGCATCTGAAGGTGTCGGTTTAGGACATCAATTCTTAAGACATGTCGAAAGAACAAAAGTAATTGTGCATGTAATTGATATGAGCGGTTTAGAAGGCCGTGACCCTTATGAGGATTATACGATTATCAACCAAGAGCTAAAAGCTTATGCGCAACGATTAGAAGAGCGACCACAGATCATTGTTGCCAATAAAATGGATATACCAGAAGCACATGACCAGTTGGAACAATTTAAAAATAAACTTAATCAACCGGTTAAAATCATTCCAATTTCATCATATACACGTGAAAACATTGATCAATTACTTTATGAAATAGCGAATACACTTGATAAGGTCAAAGATGTTGATTTTTCTGCGACGGAAGAGCAAATCGGTGTCAATCGTGTTGTTTATAAACATACACCTTCACAAGATCAATTTAAAATTACGAGAGATGATGATGGTGCTTATGTCGTAAGTGGTAATGCGATAGAACGTATGTTTAAAATGACCGACTTTAATAGTGACCCAGCAGTACGACGTTTTGCTAGACAAATGCGTTCAATGGGTATCGATGACGCATTACGTGAACGTGGTGCAGAGAATGGTGATATTGTACGTATTCTTGGAGGAGAGTTTGAATTTGTCGAATAA
- a CDS encoding prepilin peptidase, which produces MQYCALFFVGCIAMSFLLQFAEHPDLKIKHLVKRSRCKYCFHQLQLTDLIPIVSFVLFSGRCRYCSKPIPKSLLIGELLGGTLLVYPTILPVYVSTEIFYAVGLMLLTIGVIDICSMIVQHRFLVLLFVLLLYFPHHLYVDLQHAILFLSLFFIGLIQNHLIGFGDIKLCLVMIFFFPMPFLFLFLEMIFPIGCLFYLLLRLLKSKMTHCIPLVPSIFVSFILTTSFYPHLINFYGGIL; this is translated from the coding sequence TTGCAGTATTGCGCGCTATTTTTTGTTGGTTGTATTGCTATGAGTTTTTTACTTCAATTTGCCGAACATCCTGACCTGAAGATAAAGCATTTAGTTAAAAGGTCACGATGCAAGTATTGCTTTCATCAACTTCAATTGACAGATCTTATACCGATAGTTAGCTTCGTGCTTTTCAGTGGACGTTGCCGCTATTGTAGCAAGCCAATTCCTAAATCACTTTTAATTGGAGAATTATTGGGAGGGACATTACTAGTCTATCCTACGATTTTACCTGTTTATGTATCAACTGAAATATTTTATGCGGTTGGATTGATGCTTTTAACAATAGGGGTGATTGATATCTGTAGCATGATTGTCCAACATCGCTTTTTAGTTTTACTTTTTGTTCTCCTGCTTTATTTTCCGCATCACCTCTATGTTGATTTACAACATGCTATTTTATTTTTATCACTCTTTTTTATAGGCCTCATTCAAAACCATTTAATTGGATTTGGTGATATAAAATTATGTCTTGTGATGATTTTCTTCTTTCCAATGCCTTTTTTATTTTTGTTTTTAGAAATGATTTTTCCAATCGGATGTCTCTTTTACTTGCTCTTACGATTATTAAAATCAAAAATGACACATTGCATACCACTAGTCCCTTCTATATTTGTATCATTTATATTGACCACCTCGTTTTATCCTCACTTAATTAACTTTTACGGAGGTATTCTATGA
- a CDS encoding ribosomal-processing cysteine protease Prp has product MINVDFKLNDEGQITDVIMDGHADFAEHGQDIVCAGASAVVFGSVNAIIGLTAERPDIDYSDDGGYFHVRSVDTSNEQAQLILQSMLVSLQTIEEEYNEYIKLNLK; this is encoded by the coding sequence ATGATTAATGTTGACTTTAAATTGAATGACGAAGGTCAGATAACAGATGTCATAATGGACGGTCATGCTGACTTTGCTGAGCATGGTCAAGACATTGTTTGCGCTGGTGCTTCAGCAGTTGTTTTCGGTAGCGTTAACGCTATTATTGGACTTACTGCAGAAAGACCAGATATTGATTACAGTGATGACGGTGGATATTTTCATGTGAGATCTGTTGATACATCAAATGAGCAGGCACAGTTGATACTCCAGTCAATGTTAGTTTCTTTACAAACAATTGAAGAAGAATATAATGAGTATATTAAATTAAATCTGAAGTGA
- the rplU gene encoding 50S ribosomal protein L21, translating to MFAIIETGGKQVKVEEGQEIYVEKLNVNEGDTFTFDKVLFVGGDNVKVGAPTVEGATVTATVNKQGRGKKITVFTYRRRKDSKRKKGHRQPYTKLTIDKINA from the coding sequence ATGTTTGCTATTATTGAAACAGGTGGAAAACAAGTAAAAGTTGAAGAAGGTCAAGAAATTTACGTTGAAAAATTAAACGTAAACGAAGGTGACACTTTCACTTTTGATAAAGTTTTATTCGTCGGTGGAGACAACGTTAAAGTTGGTGCTCCTACAGTTGAAGGCGCAACTGTCACTGCAACTGTAAACAAACAAGGTCGCGGTAAAAAAATCACTGTATTTACTTACCGTCGTCGTAAAGATTCAAAACGCAAAAAAGGCCATCGTCAACCATATACTAAGTTAACAATTGATAAGATTAACGCTTAA
- the radC gene encoding RadC family protein translates to MTRIRDLSIDEKPKERLIQFGSQALSNTELLAILINTGSRGHSRIDIASNMLSQCQSLSQIKNLSLAELESFEGIGRNKAVTLLSVFEICQRLAREKTRTLSEPIHTPQQIAERFYPKFNGCHQEHFVLIILNTKHQIIHEQTLFIGTLNSAVIHPREIFKTALKWSAHAIIVLHNHPSGDVTPSKADIETTKRLIVCGEAMGIDVLDHIIVGDSNYVSILSEIDL, encoded by the coding sequence ATGACCAGAATACGTGATTTATCAATTGATGAAAAACCTAAAGAACGTTTAATACAATTTGGTAGTCAAGCATTATCTAACACTGAACTACTAGCAATTTTGATTAATACAGGGAGCAGGGGCCATTCTAGAATAGATATTGCTTCTAATATGTTGTCTCAATGCCAATCACTGTCACAAATCAAAAATTTATCTTTAGCAGAATTGGAATCATTTGAAGGGATTGGAAGAAATAAAGCCGTTACACTTTTATCTGTATTTGAAATATGCCAGCGGTTAGCGCGAGAAAAAACACGCACACTGTCGGAGCCCATACACACACCACAACAAATAGCGGAACGTTTTTATCCCAAGTTTAATGGGTGTCATCAAGAGCATTTTGTTCTTATTATATTAAATACAAAACATCAAATTATTCACGAGCAAACTTTGTTTATCGGTACATTAAATAGTGCGGTCATTCATCCTAGAGAAATTTTTAAAACAGCATTAAAATGGTCGGCGCATGCCATTATTGTACTGCATAATCATCCTTCCGGAGATGTTACGCCATCTAAAGCAGATATTGAAACGACTAAAAGACTGATTGTATGTGGAGAAGCGATGGGTATTGATGTACTTGATCACATCATTGTAGGGGATAGCAACTATGTATCTATTCTGAGTGAGATTGACTTATAA
- the mreD gene encoding rod shape-determining protein MreD has product MKSIYYVLIGLLMFYLDTLLTFLSPITIGHFSFILVPHLSFLFLMIIAIYKNTSTALILGVLLGIMQDLYFGQVYGVYLFGYIVSILIADKFLKVFFRDHTMLYGMILLGVIFLEIFVMVIYSLLGVN; this is encoded by the coding sequence ATGAAATCGATTTATTATGTACTTATAGGCTTATTGATGTTTTATCTAGATACGTTGCTTACCTTTTTATCACCGATTACAATAGGTCACTTTTCATTTATATTAGTGCCCCATTTAAGCTTTTTATTTTTAATGATCATTGCGATTTATAAAAATACCAGTACCGCATTAATCTTAGGTGTCTTATTGGGTATCATGCAAGATCTGTATTTCGGTCAAGTTTATGGTGTTTATTTATTCGGTTACATTGTGTCCATTCTCATTGCCGATAAATTCTTAAAAGTTTTTTTCAGAGATCACACAATGCTTTATGGCATGATTCTACTTGGTGTGATATTCTTAGAAATTTTTGTCATGGTGATCTATAGTCTATTGGGGGTTAATTGA
- a CDS encoding transposase family protein — MCNDILKLLKIKDNNIKITKVEEDVVIRGKKSNVIFGTLSYKPMTCPHCYHTNPNRIHKHGKRLSRITFLRFQEIAVYLNPLKQRFKCRVCGRTFTSKTNVVEDNCFISNHVQKAIIDKATQVRSETYIASDCNVSASSVKRVIHKVSNATFQ, encoded by the coding sequence ATGTGTAATGATATATTAAAGTTACTAAAAATTAAAGATAATAATATTAAAATCACTAAAGTTGAAGAAGATGTAGTTATTAGAGGTAAGAAATCTAACGTCATCTTTGGTACCCTTTCATACAAGCCTATGACTTGTCCTCACTGTTATCATACGAATCCAAACCGAATACACAAACACGGAAAACGTTTATCGCGAATTACTTTTTTAAGATTCCAAGAGATAGCAGTGTATTTAAATCCGTTAAAACAACGTTTTAAATGTAGGGTTTGTGGTCGGACTTTTACTTCTAAAACAAATGTTGTTGAGGATAACTGTTTTATCTCAAACCATGTTCAGAAAGCTATTATAGATAAAGCAACACAAGTTCGCTCAGAAACGTATATCGCAAGTGATTGTAACGTTTCTGCATCTTCTGTAAAACGTGTGATTCATAAAGTAAGCAATGCCACTTTTCAATAG
- a CDS encoding DUF4930 family protein, translating into MRIFKSLFKLFMVVFLFLALVFTALKYFPQIKNEPWNPMKDKEVYQAVDNEGYEIPVNGRKYVQQENDMFRNVPKSQMRNVFNWVDKYEFMQVNDMSRLGYDKEYLIAERDSQFILYRFGEKNMRIYTTEHDLYDDLNQLGHPISLQPLEAYQQDEDD; encoded by the coding sequence ATGCGGATTTTTAAAAGCTTATTCAAACTATTCATGGTTGTCTTTTTATTTTTAGCCCTCGTATTTACTGCATTAAAGTATTTTCCTCAGATTAAAAATGAACCGTGGAATCCAATGAAAGATAAAGAAGTTTATCAAGCGGTTGATAATGAAGGATATGAAATCCCAGTGAATGGCCGAAAGTATGTCCAACAAGAAAATGACATGTTTAGAAATGTTCCTAAAAGTCAGATGAGGAATGTTTTTAATTGGGTAGATAAATACGAATTTATGCAAGTCAATGATATGTCACGTCTTGGTTATGATAAAGAATATTTAATAGCCGAAAGAGATTCTCAATTTATTCTGTATCGTTTCGGTGAAAAGAATATGCGGATTTACACAACGGAACACGATTTGTATGACGATTTAAATCAGCTTGGACACCCGATATCTTTGCAACCGTTAGAAGCTTATCAGCAAGATGAAGACGATTAA